The following are encoded together in the Verrucomicrobiia bacterium genome:
- a CDS encoding phosphoglucomutase/phosphomannomutase family protein yields MSVIKFGTSGWRGIISDTFTFGNVEVAAHAIAQQLDENPPAKARKLLIVGHDTRFLSRTFATRCAEIVAGYGFEVLLTDRDAPTPVIAHAIRAHKASGGINITASHNPAEWNGLKFNESNGAPCSPETAKEIEARANALTGQRLPASRQSKAVRIFDPLPGYFSQLRKLIDFTTLKKHPKKVVVDLMYGTGRGYLDELLARNGWKVDALHGHPDPLFGGGHPEPIRENMGELLARLTKTKAVLGLGLDPDADRFAIVDRDGTFINANQVLALALYHLVKNRHWTGAVVRTVATSHLVDAVAREFGVKVHETPVGFKYIGALMESEPIIVGGEESGGLSVKGHVPEKDGILACLLMAELVAYEGRALGAILWEIQKRAGGIVSDRINLHVTQERKEELLQRFKNGLNEFAGQKVRNVVATDGYKFLLGDGCWVMFRASGTEPVFRCYLEGRTARQLAGFREAALELVK; encoded by the coding sequence ATGTCGGTCATCAAATTTGGCACATCGGGTTGGCGGGGGATCATCAGTGACACATTCACGTTTGGGAATGTTGAGGTTGCCGCGCACGCCATCGCGCAGCAACTGGACGAAAACCCTCCAGCCAAGGCCAGGAAACTGTTGATCGTCGGCCACGACACGCGCTTTCTGTCCCGGACTTTCGCCACCCGCTGTGCCGAGATCGTGGCCGGTTACGGGTTCGAGGTCCTGCTGACTGATCGCGATGCGCCGACACCGGTCATCGCGCATGCGATCCGCGCCCACAAGGCGAGCGGTGGCATTAACATTACGGCCAGCCACAATCCCGCCGAATGGAATGGCTTAAAGTTCAATGAATCGAATGGCGCACCCTGTTCACCCGAAACGGCGAAGGAAATTGAGGCAAGGGCGAATGCACTGACTGGTCAGCGGTTGCCTGCCAGTCGCCAATCGAAGGCCGTAAGAATCTTTGATCCACTACCCGGGTATTTCTCTCAACTTCGCAAACTCATCGATTTTACTACACTCAAGAAGCACCCGAAGAAGGTCGTAGTCGATCTGATGTACGGCACGGGCCGCGGCTATCTCGATGAATTGCTCGCGCGCAATGGCTGGAAAGTCGACGCGCTGCACGGGCATCCGGATCCACTCTTTGGCGGCGGTCATCCCGAACCCATTCGCGAGAACATGGGCGAACTACTGGCGCGCCTGACGAAAACGAAGGCCGTGCTTGGATTGGGGCTCGATCCTGACGCCGACCGCTTCGCCATTGTCGATCGCGACGGCACGTTCATTAACGCGAACCAGGTTCTTGCCCTGGCACTGTACCATTTGGTGAAGAACCGCCACTGGACCGGCGCAGTCGTACGCACGGTGGCGACGAGCCATTTGGTAGATGCGGTGGCGCGGGAGTTCGGGGTCAAGGTGCATGAGACGCCGGTGGGCTTCAAATACATCGGCGCATTGATGGAAAGCGAGCCGATCATCGTCGGGGGCGAGGAGAGCGGAGGCCTGAGTGTGAAAGGACACGTGCCGGAAAAGGATGGGATTCTGGCGTGCTTGTTGATGGCGGAACTGGTCGCTTACGAGGGCAGGGCACTCGGCGCGATTTTATGGGAAATTCAAAAGCGCGCCGGCGGGATCGTCAGCGACCGCATCAATCTGCATGTGACCCAGGAGCGGAAGGAAGAGCTGCTGCAGCGATTCAAGAATGGGCTGAATGAGTTCGCTGGACAGAAGGTCAGGAACGTTGTCGCAACGGATGGATATAAATTCTTGCTTGGTGACGGTTGTTGGGTGATGTTTCGTGCCTCGGGAACGGAGCCTGTATTTCGGTGTTACCTCGAAGGTCGTACAGCCCGCCAGTTGGCCGGCTTTCGCGAGGCGGCACTGGAGCTGGTCAAGTAG
- a CDS encoding S41 family peptidase, producing MSMKRITVVLIVVLLGINLAIAARIYSEASSKQEKDNPYAQMELMTQVMELVRKEYVDGNAVSYRDLTYGALKGMVNSLDPHSQFMEPKAYEDMKEDTEGKFGGIGIVISMSKEGFLTVVAPMEDTPGAKAGLLPGDRIIKINGKVTEKMGLQDAVRQLRGDPGTKVTITMFRTKAKDPGEKIKDYTIERAEIKVDSVKDAKILGDGIGYVRITQFNEPTAEEFEKALAKLEGQGMDALIIDLRNNPGGLLESARRIASEFIPAGELIVSTEGRDPAQKVVYRSERGKKRLAYPVVVLVNAGSASGSEIVAGALQDLRRAVLVGETTFGKGSVQSILQLKDGSAVRLTTAKYYTPSHKVIHEHGVTPDIMVPVSEEDERKLLEQRATASLPQTESTEKTAPIADLQLDRAVDVIKGVKLFAKQAKVAKQNVKATATTAAATAD from the coding sequence ATGAGCATGAAACGTATCACCGTCGTGTTGATTGTGGTGTTGTTGGGAATCAACCTCGCCATCGCTGCGCGGATCTACTCGGAAGCTTCCAGCAAGCAGGAAAAGGACAACCCGTACGCGCAGATGGAACTCATGACCCAGGTCATGGAGTTGGTCCGCAAGGAATACGTGGACGGCAATGCCGTGTCGTACCGGGACCTGACGTACGGCGCCCTCAAGGGGATGGTCAACTCGCTCGACCCTCACAGCCAGTTCATGGAGCCCAAGGCATACGAAGACATGAAGGAGGACACGGAGGGCAAGTTCGGCGGCATCGGTATCGTCATCAGCATGTCCAAGGAAGGTTTTCTGACCGTCGTGGCGCCGATGGAGGATACTCCTGGCGCCAAGGCCGGGCTGCTGCCCGGCGACCGTATTATCAAGATCAACGGCAAGGTCACGGAGAAGATGGGCCTGCAGGACGCGGTGCGGCAGTTGCGTGGCGACCCGGGCACGAAGGTCACGATTACCATGTTCCGTACCAAAGCCAAGGATCCCGGTGAGAAGATCAAGGACTACACCATCGAACGCGCCGAGATCAAAGTGGATAGTGTCAAGGACGCGAAGATTCTCGGAGATGGCATCGGTTACGTGCGGATTACGCAGTTTAACGAGCCGACCGCCGAGGAATTCGAAAAGGCGCTCGCAAAACTCGAAGGGCAGGGGATGGACGCGCTGATCATCGACTTACGCAATAACCCCGGCGGCCTGCTTGAATCCGCGCGGAGGATTGCCAGTGAATTCATCCCGGCGGGGGAATTGATTGTGTCCACGGAAGGGCGCGACCCGGCGCAGAAGGTCGTTTACCGCTCTGAGCGCGGCAAGAAACGACTGGCCTACCCCGTCGTGGTCCTCGTCAACGCCGGCAGCGCCAGCGGCAGCGAGATCGTGGCGGGCGCGCTGCAGGACTTGCGTCGCGCGGTGCTGGTGGGTGAAACCACCTTCGGCAAAGGCTCGGTCCAGAGCATCCTCCAACTCAAGGACGGGTCGGCGGTGCGCTTGACGACGGCCAAATACTACACACCGAGTCACAAGGTCATTCACGAACACGGTGTCACGCCGGACATCATGGTGCCTGTTTCCGAGGAAGACGAGCGCAAGCTGCTGGAACAACGCGCCACCGCCAGTTTGCCGCAGACAGAGAGCACGGAAAAGACAGCGCCCATCGCGGATCTCCAGCTCGACCGGGCTGTCGACGTGATCAAGGGTGTCAAACTGTTCGCCAAACAGGCGAAGGTTGCCAAACAGAATGTGAAGGCGACCGCGACGACCGCCGCCGCGACGGCGGACTAA
- the tsaD gene encoding tRNA (adenosine(37)-N6)-threonylcarbamoyltransferase complex transferase subunit TsaD, whose product MNVLGVETSCDETSAAVVRDGGEILSNVVSSQISLHRPYGGVVPELASRNHLRLINSVIEQALAEAHTSMEQIDAIGATYGPGLASSLLIGLNTAKGVAFATGKPFVGINHVEAHLYSPLLANSATDALPMVSLIVSGGHTILAHATAIGEHEILGQTVDDAAGEAFDKVAKLLGLGYPGGPEIEKLAGKGNPAAIGFPRSMLHDASDNFSFSGLKTAVLYFLRKNPQHSVEDVCASFQEAVVDVLVGKTLRATVSRRVKTVSVSGGVSVNGRLRKALTAGCADNGLRLLFAPPRLCTDNAAMIAALAYYKLQSGKPSDFSLEVAPSMGLGAGGNP is encoded by the coding sequence GTGAACGTGCTCGGCGTCGAGACCTCCTGCGACGAAACCTCTGCCGCGGTCGTGCGCGACGGCGGAGAGATACTGTCCAACGTTGTCAGCTCGCAAATCTCACTGCACCGCCCCTATGGCGGCGTCGTGCCCGAACTCGCTTCACGCAACCATCTTCGATTGATTAACTCGGTGATCGAGCAAGCGCTGGCGGAAGCGCACACATCCATGGAACAGATCGACGCCATCGGGGCCACGTATGGCCCGGGCCTGGCCTCGTCGTTGTTGATAGGTCTTAACACGGCCAAGGGCGTCGCTTTCGCCACGGGAAAGCCGTTCGTCGGCATCAACCATGTTGAGGCGCATCTTTACTCGCCACTCCTGGCGAATAGCGCGACCGATGCGCTCCCAATGGTTTCGCTCATTGTCTCGGGCGGGCACACCATTCTCGCCCACGCAACGGCGATCGGAGAACACGAAATCCTCGGGCAGACCGTCGATGATGCGGCCGGCGAGGCGTTTGACAAGGTCGCCAAGCTTTTGGGATTGGGTTATCCCGGCGGCCCGGAAATCGAGAAGCTTGCCGGGAAGGGAAACCCCGCTGCCATAGGGTTTCCACGGAGCATGTTGCACGACGCGAGTGACAATTTTAGTTTCAGCGGACTGAAGACCGCCGTCCTTTACTTTCTGCGCAAGAACCCACAACATAGCGTTGAGGATGTCTGCGCAAGCTTTCAAGAGGCGGTGGTGGATGTGCTCGTTGGCAAGACCCTGCGAGCCACCGTCTCACGGCGCGTCAAAACTGTGAGTGTTTCAGGAGGCGTTTCCGTTAACGGTCGTCTCCGCAAAGCGTTGACCGCCGGCTGTGCGGATAACGGCTTGCGGTTGTTGTTCGCGCCGCCAAGGTTGTGCACTGATAATGCCGCAATGATCGCGGCGCTGGCGTACTATAAACTGCAGTCCGGCAAACCGAGCGATTTTTCACTGGAGGTTGCCCCGTCAATGGGTTTGGGAGCAGGAGGTAATCCATGA
- a CDS encoding Xaa-Pro peptidase family protein: MTARLMVADSERDANMLYATRMFVPDPFIWFEVRGRTYAVMSDLEIDRARKQAQVDRVLSFGAYQRQLKLAGVKQPRFSDILNRVLRDFKIRNVEVPDSFPIGLAKQLRGIRLSVKPNPFFPEREIKTPTEISKLSDAMRLAEHGVQSAVNVLRLSRIGRGGFLYWRGKKLMAEDVQGVINATIAGLGGIASHTIVACGNQGCDPHESGHGPLRAHATIILDIFPRDTHTGYCGDITRTVVRGRATEAVKKMYAVVGMAQQLAFQKLRAGANGRDVHGAIQQLFIDGGYRTGRVHGRMRGFFHGTGHGLGLDVHERPRVSTVSEVLRAGHVVTVEPGLYYWGIGGVRLEDVAVVQRNGARNLARFPKVLEI; the protein is encoded by the coding sequence ATGACCGCACGCTTGATGGTGGCCGATAGCGAACGGGACGCGAACATGCTGTATGCCACACGCATGTTCGTGCCTGACCCGTTCATTTGGTTCGAGGTGCGCGGCCGGACGTACGCCGTGATGAGCGACCTGGAAATCGACCGTGCCCGCAAACAAGCGCAGGTGGACCGCGTGCTTTCTTTTGGGGCCTATCAAAGACAACTGAAACTGGCCGGCGTGAAACAGCCGCGTTTTAGCGACATCCTCAACCGCGTCTTGCGTGACTTCAAGATTCGTAACGTGGAAGTGCCGGATTCATTCCCGATTGGCCTCGCAAAACAATTGCGCGGCATTCGCCTCAGCGTGAAACCCAACCCTTTCTTCCCCGAGCGCGAGATCAAGACGCCGACGGAGATCTCCAAGCTGTCCGATGCAATGCGCCTGGCGGAACACGGGGTGCAGTCCGCTGTGAACGTCCTGCGGTTGAGCCGTATCGGTCGAGGAGGATTCCTCTATTGGCGCGGGAAGAAGCTGATGGCCGAGGATGTCCAGGGTGTCATCAACGCGACCATCGCTGGTCTGGGCGGTATCGCGTCGCACACCATCGTCGCCTGCGGTAATCAGGGGTGCGACCCACACGAAAGTGGTCATGGTCCACTCCGCGCGCACGCAACGATCATCCTCGACATTTTTCCACGGGACACGCACACAGGCTACTGCGGTGACATTACACGGACCGTCGTGCGCGGGCGCGCCACCGAGGCGGTGAAGAAAATGTACGCGGTTGTCGGCATGGCCCAACAGCTTGCCTTCCAGAAGCTGCGCGCCGGGGCAAACGGCCGGGATGTTCACGGCGCAATCCAGCAACTATTCATCGATGGGGGCTACAGAACCGGCCGCGTGCATGGACGGATGCGGGGGTTCTTCCACGGTACAGGCCATGGCCTCGGGCTGGACGTGCACGAGCGACCACGAGTCAGCACGGTCTCTGAGGTGTTGCGGGCCGGCCACGTGGTGACCGTGGAGCCGGGCTTGTATTATTGGGGTATTGGCGGCGTACGCCTCGAAGATGTCGCGGTGGTCCAGCGGAATGGCGCGCGCAATCTCGCGCGTTTTCCAAAGGTACTTGAAATCTAG
- a CDS encoding zinc metallopeptidase, with the protein MGIGLFLLFLILVPGLVAQVMVRSAINKYSRVPAQSGRSGAQAAAELMADAGIHDVQITRADGFLGDHYDPRTKTLALSPDVYDGHSIAALGIAAHETGHAIQHQHLYAPLQVRSAIVPATMFVSQFVWPIVLIGFLFRSPLLIELGIIGYAILLVFQLVTLPVEFNASSQAKMILQTSGLINRNEIQGVNSVLNAAALTYVAAAVATAAQLARLILANRRR; encoded by the coding sequence ATGGGAATCGGACTTTTTCTTTTGTTTTTGATTTTGGTACCAGGCCTGGTGGCTCAGGTCATGGTGCGGTCGGCCATTAACAAATACTCGCGCGTGCCAGCGCAATCCGGTCGCAGCGGCGCGCAAGCCGCAGCAGAATTGATGGCCGACGCTGGAATCCATGACGTCCAGATCACCCGCGCGGATGGTTTTTTGGGTGACCACTACGATCCGAGGACGAAGACGTTGGCGCTGTCACCAGATGTTTATGATGGCCACTCCATTGCGGCCCTCGGTATTGCCGCGCACGAGACGGGTCATGCGATACAGCACCAGCATCTGTACGCGCCGCTACAGGTTCGGTCGGCGATTGTTCCTGCAACGATGTTCGTCTCGCAATTTGTTTGGCCCATCGTTCTGATCGGTTTCCTATTCCGCAGCCCGCTGCTGATCGAGCTTGGCATCATCGGCTACGCAATCCTGTTGGTGTTCCAGCTCGTCACTCTGCCGGTTGAATTCAATGCAAGTTCCCAGGCCAAGATGATCCTGCAAACCAGCGGCCTTATCAACCGCAACGAGATTCAGGGTGTTAACAGTGTCCTGAACGCTGCCGCGTTGACTTATGTAGCTGCCGCGGTCGCCACGGCCGCACAATTGGCTCGTCTCATCCTGGCGAATCGTCGTCGTTAA
- a CDS encoding MFS transporter, whose amino-acid sequence MDQTSPSPTGRNKYPAGFRPRRGLNWVSLGLMYASYYVCRYNFRFATTGMVHEFGFNTFQITGILSAWSLAYGIGQLVNGLITDRIGGRAAMLIGAAGTIIINLIYGFASFAGTFTTFALIWLMNGYFQSFGAPGMIKINAAWFNRNERGTFAGIFGFMIQLGQVSIGALAPLILAGFTIGAWTVAKGDWRWLFRIPPIITAVCAVIVAFCAKETPEEAGWPGLIHDEVDSSSGVRISIRKCFTTVFTHPLVWFYAVAYACTGAVRSSSDQLAVLYFHDVLKLNPEDKPRALVWTLGFAVPMVAVVGSLLSGIVSDRFFKGHRSPVAMGLYFLQAIVIGLAAVVIYSGVVGPTRGGVFLGCLFLILISLMVNSTHSLVGAAAPMDIGGRKMAGFASGVIDSFQYFGMTIFLPATGWLIDKFGWGVWYPTMAGFGLIGGTAMVLVMKKQRSLGHFNNPT is encoded by the coding sequence ATGGACCAGACTTCGCCTTCTCCTACCGGTCGCAACAAATATCCCGCTGGCTTTCGTCCCCGCCGTGGCTTGAATTGGGTGAGCTTGGGGCTCATGTACGCCTCGTACTACGTCTGCCGCTATAATTTTCGATTTGCGACGACGGGGATGGTTCATGAATTTGGGTTCAATACGTTCCAGATCACAGGAATTCTGAGCGCGTGGTCGCTGGCCTACGGGATCGGCCAGCTCGTCAACGGCCTGATCACGGATCGTATCGGAGGACGTGCGGCGATGTTGATCGGCGCGGCCGGGACAATCATCATCAACCTGATCTACGGTTTCGCCTCGTTCGCCGGAACGTTTACGACTTTCGCGCTTATCTGGCTGATGAACGGGTATTTCCAATCGTTTGGCGCGCCGGGCATGATCAAGATTAACGCGGCGTGGTTCAATCGCAACGAGCGGGGAACCTTTGCCGGGATCTTTGGTTTCATGATTCAGTTGGGCCAGGTATCGATTGGCGCGTTGGCACCGCTTATTCTGGCGGGCTTCACGATTGGCGCCTGGACCGTGGCCAAGGGTGACTGGCGCTGGCTATTCCGCATCCCACCCATCATCACTGCGGTGTGTGCGGTCATCGTGGCCTTCTGTGCGAAAGAGACTCCCGAAGAAGCCGGGTGGCCGGGCCTCATTCATGACGAAGTAGACTCGAGTAGCGGCGTACGAATCAGCATTCGCAAATGTTTTACGACAGTCTTCACGCACCCACTGGTATGGTTTTATGCTGTCGCCTACGCGTGCACGGGAGCTGTACGCAGCAGTTCCGACCAATTGGCGGTGTTGTATTTCCACGATGTACTGAAGTTGAACCCAGAGGACAAACCGCGCGCCCTGGTCTGGACGCTGGGATTTGCGGTACCCATGGTGGCGGTGGTCGGCTCGTTGCTTTCAGGGATCGTCTCCGACAGGTTCTTCAAGGGACATCGTTCGCCGGTCGCCATGGGACTGTATTTCCTCCAGGCCATTGTAATCGGCCTGGCCGCCGTGGTGATTTACTCCGGAGTAGTAGGTCCCACGCGGGGCGGCGTTTTTCTCGGCTGCCTCTTCCTGATTTTGATTTCGCTGATGGTTAACTCAACGCACTCACTCGTGGGCGCCGCAGCACCCATGGATATTGGGGGCCGAAAAATGGCCGGTTTTGCTTCCGGCGTAATCGATTCCTTCCAGTATTTCGGTATGACAATTTTCCTGCCGGCAACCGGTTGGCTGATTGACAAATTTGGCTGGGGCGTTTGGTACCCCACGATGGCGGGTTTTGGACTCATTGGCGGCACCGCGATGGTGCTCGTCATGAAAAAACAGCGCTCGCTTGGCCACTTCAACAACCCAACGTAG
- a CDS encoding succinate dehydrogenase/fumarate reductase iron-sulfur subunit, translated as MNVKLRVWRQKDPESAGGFVAYEAKDINPNMSFLEMLDVINEDLTKRGEEPIAFDHDCREGICGMCSCVINGEPHGPEYKVATCQTYMRSFHDGETITVEPFRAKAFPLIKDLVVDRTAFDRVIQAGGFVSVSTGSAPDGNAILVPKPDADLAMDAAACIGCGACVAACKNASAMLFVAAKVSHLNLLPQGKPEKDRRVLAMVTQMDEEGFGACTVTGSCEAVCPKGISLNFIAKMNRDYFGAIFRAGPKPVVAPEA; from the coding sequence ATGAACGTCAAACTGCGAGTGTGGCGGCAGAAGGACCCGGAAAGCGCCGGCGGTTTCGTTGCCTACGAGGCGAAGGATATCAATCCCAACATGTCGTTCCTCGAAATGCTCGACGTGATCAACGAAGATCTGACCAAACGCGGCGAAGAGCCGATCGCGTTCGACCACGATTGCCGCGAAGGCATTTGCGGCATGTGCTCTTGTGTCATCAACGGTGAACCGCACGGCCCGGAGTACAAGGTCGCCACCTGCCAGACCTATATGCGAAGTTTCCACGACGGCGAAACCATCACCGTCGAACCATTCCGCGCGAAGGCATTTCCATTGATCAAGGATTTGGTGGTCGATCGCACCGCGTTCGACCGCGTTATCCAGGCGGGAGGATTCGTTTCCGTCTCCACCGGCTCGGCACCCGACGGCAACGCGATCCTCGTACCGAAACCGGACGCTGACCTGGCGATGGACGCCGCAGCTTGCATCGGCTGTGGCGCGTGCGTGGCAGCCTGCAAGAACGCCAGCGCGATGTTGTTTGTCGCCGCCAAAGTTTCGCACCTGAATCTCCTGCCGCAAGGTAAGCCCGAGAAAGACCGCCGCGTCCTTGCCATGGTGACACAGATGGACGAGGAAGGTTTTGGCGCATGTACCGTCACCGGTTCCTGCGAAGCGGTCTGCCCCAAGGGGATCAGCCTGAACTTCATTGCGAAGATGAACCGCGATTACTTCGGGGCCATCTTCAGGGCTGGCCCGAAACCCGTAGTTGCCCCCGAGGCGTAA
- a CDS encoding fumarate reductase/succinate dehydrogenase flavoprotein subunit, with protein MKLDARIPSGPLPQKWDKHKASIKLVNPSNKRKYEIIVVGTGLAGASAAASLAELGYGVKSFCIQDSPRRAHSVAAQGGINAAKNYQNDGDSVFRLFYDTIKGGDFRSREANVHRLAEVSVNIIDQCVAQGVPFAREYGGALANRSFGGAQVSRTFYARGQTGQQLLLGAYQALMRQVGLGQVKLFPRTEMLELVVVNGHAKGIVVRDMVTGKISSHSADAVVLATGGYGNVYYLSTYGRGSNATAIWRAYKKGATFANPCFTQIHPTCIPVTGDYQSKLTLMSESLRNDGRVWVPKQKGDKRSPGEVPEGERDYYLERKYPSYGNLAPRDISSRAAKQVCDEGRGVGESGLGVYLDFADAIQRLGIDKIRERYGNLFDMYHEITHEDAYHTPMRIFPAIHYTMGGLWVDYNLMSNLPGLFVIGEANFSDHGANRLGASALMQGLADGYFVLPYTIGDYLASQKPGSRPKTDADEFKLTEYETTDRIKKLLAVRGTKTVTDFHKELGRILWSHCGMARNEKSLKEALTRIPALREEFWKNVNVPGSGEDLNQSLERAGRVADYLELAELLVYDALMRDESCGCHFREEHQTNDGECDRNDAQYAYVAAWEFTGACKTPTLNKEPLVYEEVHLAQRSYK; from the coding sequence ATGAAACTCGACGCCCGAATTCCTTCCGGACCGCTCCCGCAGAAGTGGGACAAGCACAAAGCCAGCATCAAGCTCGTCAATCCGTCCAACAAACGGAAATATGAGATCATTGTCGTCGGGACGGGGTTGGCCGGGGCTTCGGCGGCGGCCTCCCTCGCGGAGCTTGGCTACGGCGTCAAATCGTTTTGCATTCAGGACAGCCCGCGCCGCGCGCACAGCGTCGCCGCGCAAGGCGGTATCAACGCGGCGAAGAATTACCAGAACGACGGCGACAGCGTCTTTCGCCTCTTTTACGATACGATCAAGGGCGGCGACTTCCGCTCGCGCGAGGCCAATGTCCACCGCCTCGCGGAGGTCAGCGTCAATATCATCGACCAGTGCGTCGCGCAAGGCGTGCCGTTCGCGCGTGAGTATGGTGGCGCTTTGGCGAATCGCTCATTTGGCGGCGCGCAGGTCTCGCGGACATTTTACGCGCGTGGCCAAACCGGCCAACAACTCCTTCTCGGCGCGTACCAGGCGCTGATGCGGCAGGTCGGTCTCGGGCAGGTCAAGCTCTTCCCTCGAACCGAGATGCTCGAGTTGGTGGTCGTCAACGGTCACGCCAAGGGCATCGTGGTACGCGATATGGTCACCGGCAAGATTTCCTCGCACTCCGCCGATGCGGTCGTGCTGGCCACCGGCGGCTACGGCAACGTCTATTATCTTTCAACCTATGGTCGCGGCTCTAACGCCACGGCGATCTGGCGCGCGTACAAGAAGGGCGCTACTTTCGCCAACCCCTGCTTCACTCAAATCCATCCGACCTGCATCCCGGTAACCGGCGATTATCAGTCGAAGCTGACCCTGATGAGCGAGTCGCTGCGTAACGACGGCCGTGTCTGGGTGCCAAAACAGAAGGGCGACAAGCGTTCCCCGGGTGAGGTTCCCGAAGGCGAACGTGACTATTATCTGGAGCGCAAATACCCCAGTTACGGCAACCTCGCGCCCCGTGATATTTCTTCGCGCGCGGCAAAACAGGTCTGCGACGAAGGCCGCGGGGTTGGCGAGAGCGGCCTCGGGGTCTATCTTGATTTTGCCGATGCGATCCAGCGGCTCGGCATCGACAAGATTCGGGAGCGCTACGGCAATCTCTTCGACATGTACCACGAGATCACGCACGAAGACGCTTACCACACGCCCATGCGCATCTTCCCGGCGATTCACTATACGATGGGCGGCTTGTGGGTGGACTACAATTTGATGAGCAATTTGCCGGGACTTTTCGTGATCGGGGAGGCGAACTTTTCCGACCACGGTGCGAACCGCCTCGGCGCCAGCGCGCTCATGCAGGGGTTGGCGGACGGCTATTTCGTGCTCCCCTACACCATCGGCGACTACCTGGCCTCGCAAAAACCCGGTTCGCGCCCGAAAACGGACGCCGACGAGTTTAAGCTGACCGAGTACGAGACGACCGATCGCATCAAGAAGCTGCTGGCGGTTCGCGGCACGAAAACAGTGACGGATTTTCACAAGGAGCTGGGCAGGATTTTGTGGAGTCACTGCGGCATGGCGCGCAACGAAAAGAGCCTGAAGGAAGCCCTGACCCGGATTCCCGCGCTCCGCGAAGAGTTCTGGAAAAACGTGAACGTCCCCGGCAGTGGCGAGGACCTCAACCAGTCCCTGGAGCGCGCCGGCCGCGTGGCGGATTACCTCGAGTTGGCAGAGTTGCTCGTCTATGACGCGCTGATGCGCGACGAATCGTGTGGCTGCCATTTCCGCGAGGAACACCAGACGAACGACGGTGAGTGCGACCGGAATGACGCGCAGTATGCCTACGTCGCGGCGTGGGAGTTCACAGGCGCCTGCAAAACGCCCACCTTGAACAAGGAACCGCTCGTTTACGAGGAAGTGCACCTCGCGCAGAGGAGTTACAAGTAA
- a CDS encoding succinate dehydrogenase cytochrome b subunit, with protein sequence MNILLRLFTSTLGKKFLMAITGAGLLLFVIGHLVGNLQIFLGPESINRYGHFLQTTPEILWPARIGLLAFVIIHIWASISLTIENRAARATGYEVKELVAASTASRTMIWSGLIIFAFVCFHLAHYTLLVVHPEYRDLMDTQGRHDIYQMMVFGFSSCWVSGFYVLGIGLLCIHLSHGTSAMFQSLGLKNAAYECVIDRLAKVMAVLIFLGYISIPVAVLAGVVK encoded by the coding sequence ATGAATATTTTGCTGCGGCTTTTTACCTCCACGCTCGGAAAGAAGTTCCTGATGGCCATCACTGGCGCCGGGCTTTTGCTGTTTGTGATCGGCCATTTGGTTGGAAACTTGCAGATCTTTCTCGGCCCGGAATCGATCAACCGCTACGGTCACTTCCTCCAAACGACGCCCGAGATCCTCTGGCCGGCTCGTATCGGATTGCTGGCGTTCGTGATTATCCACATCTGGGCCTCCATCTCGCTGACCATCGAGAATCGCGCGGCGCGCGCCACGGGTTATGAAGTAAAGGAACTGGTGGCAGCCAGCACCGCTTCCCGAACCATGATCTGGAGCGGACTGATTATCTTCGCCTTCGTGTGTTTTCACCTCGCGCATTACACCTTGCTGGTCGTTCACCCGGAGTATCGCGACCTGATGGATACCCAGGGTCGGCATGACATTTATCAGATGATGGTCTTCGGCTTCTCGAGCTGCTGGGTTTCTGGGTTCTATGTCCTGGGTATCGGCCTGCTCTGCATCCATCTCAGTCACGGCACCAGCGCGATGTTCCAGTCGCTCGGACTGAAAAACGCGGCCTACGAATGCGTGATCGACCGCCTGGCGAAGGTCATGGCGGTCCTGATTTTTCTCGGTTACATCTCAATCCCGGTCGCGGTGTTGGCCGGGGTGGTGAAATAA
- a CDS encoding glutaredoxin: MSKPKITAWLKPSCGWSNGVRAVLRKYDLPFDDRDVINNAEYYQEMVTRSGQPLQPTLEIDGKILADVSGEEVESWLIQNGYVKPSDTATDVPTNAACQDHPEPTIKFGRG, encoded by the coding sequence ATGAGCAAACCAAAGATCACTGCGTGGTTGAAACCGAGTTGCGGATGGAGCAACGGCGTGCGCGCCGTGCTGCGGAAGTACGATCTTCCCTTTGACGACCGCGATGTCATTAACAATGCCGAGTACTACCAGGAGATGGTGACCCGGAGCGGCCAGCCTCTACAACCGACGCTGGAGATTGACGGGAAGATTCTCGCCGACGTAAGCGGTGAGGAAGTGGAAAGCTGGCTTATCCAAAACGGCTACGTTAAACCCAGCGACACCGCGACCGACGTTCCGACCAATGCGGCCTGCCAGGACCATCCCGAGCCGACAATCAAGTTCGGTCGCGGATAG